The genomic region CTGGCAAGAGGGCGTTGTAGAAGACCAGGCTCCCCTGATAGGCAAAGTTCGCCAGAATGTAGAACACGAGGGCACACGAGGCGGCGGCGAGCACGGGCATGCGGAGCACACCGACGATGCCGATCATGGCCGTGCCCGACACGCAGAGCAGGGTCAGCGTGATGAGATACGGCATGCGCGCCCGGAAACGGTCCGAGACCACCCCTAAGACCGGCATGGTGAGTCCTACCAGCGCCATGGAGAGCGAGTTGCCCACACTCACCCAGATGTCCTCCATGGCAAGGTTGACCGTCATCCACAGCGGGAAGTACATGGTCACCACATTCATGGAGTAGATGGTGTTGGCAAAGTCGTAGAGGATCCATGAGGCAACGGCACGGGCAGGTGCACGGCGCATGCTGCCTTACTCCCTGTGTGCTGGGCATGAGGATGCGGAAGCGAGCGGCGCAAGAAGCGCCGCTGCCGGCTACTCGCGGGTGACTTGTCCGATCAGACGCACCAAGCGGTTGGTGAGACCGCGAAAACTCTTGTGGGGAGCTACCACGGCCGCCAACACCGCTGGCTGCCCAAACGCCTGGACGAAGCGCAAGACAATCTTTCGCCCACCTTCGTCTTCGAGCAGCACCTCGGCCAGTTTCGCCATTCCTCCCAGCTGCGTGGCGGTCCGTTGTACCTGGTCCAACACGATGGCGATCTCTGCCAAGAGATCTTGATTGACCGGGGTCTCCCCGGCCACCCCGGCAAGTGGCAGGCCATCGATGGTGAAGAGATAAGCCGCTTCATAATGCCCAAGGCGAATGAGCTGGAGCATCTGCTGCTCGATGACCTGCTGTGGCCCCTGCGCTTGCGCGCCCTCCTGTGGGGCCACCAGCGGCTGCGCGTCAGCCTTGTCAAAGTTCAGGTGGAGCATCCCTCCTGGCTCCTATCGAACACCATGGGTAGCATAGGCGGCTGACCGTGGCTCGCCCCTCTGCACATGGGCGACCACGCTATTGATGCACGCCCGCAGCGATTCGAACACCCCTATCCCCTGCGGCGCCACCGCCTCGAAAAAGGGCACGTTGCAGAAGTTGAGCTTCTCCTGCAGAATCGGCACCGGGAGGACATTTGGCAGGTCGCGCTTGTTGTACTGCATCACCCAGGGAAATTCGGCAAGGGTCGTGCCGCGACCGATCAGATACTCTTCGAGCTCAGCCATGGAGGCGAGGTTATCGCTCAACCGCTCTCTTTGCGAATCGGCAACAAACACGATCCCATCCACTCCCTCCAGCACGATTCTGCGGCTGGAACCGTAATAGACTTGGCCCGGCGTCGTGTAGACGTTGAAGCGCGGCCGCAGTTGTTTGATGCGACCCACCTCCAGGCGCAGAAAGTCGAAGAACAGCGTTCTCTCTTCGCGTGTCCTCAGGGAGATGAGCTCCCCACGCAGCCTGGGATCGATGTGCTCATAAATGTAGAGCAGGTTGGCGGTCTTGCCACCCAATCCAGGACCGTAGTAAACGATCTTGAAGATGATCTCATTTCGGGCTGTGTTGATGAACATACCGCAGGTCAACCGCGAAAGGACCGCTCCAGCTCGCGCTTCAGCAGCTCGCCGAATTCCATGTCCAGGAAGCGGGCGGCTTCTTCTTCTGCGCGGCGCGCCTCCTCAAGGATGCGATTGAGCAGAGCAACGGCCTTGTTGGCAAAGACGCGCACAATCCCCAACGCAACTGACGGGTCGAAAACAATGAGCAGCAGGTAGCTACCGCCCACGCTGGCGATGTAGACGTTGGCCCGCGTTCCCTCATGGAACAGGAGGCGGAACTTTCCTGGTTCGCCAAGCAAGCGGGCGATTTCGGCGGTGGCGGAGAACTCCCCCGCAGCCAGCGCCGTCAGCGAAGCAATGTCCAGGTCCGCCCGCGCACCTCCTTGGCAAATGGGGTGGCCGTTCATGTCCGCAAAGACGATAGTGCGCGCTCTGGTTTTCGTGACCAGCTCGGTGACAATGGAGCGGATCTCGGCATAGTTGGACTCTGATAAGAGAATCCTCTTGTTGTCCGCATTAGGCGCAAGATCCATACCAGGCCTCCCCATGGTGGTCGGCTTCTCTGCGGTTGCCGGCATTGAGGCGCATCTTCTGAACCGGCCATTCCAGGCTGGACGAGTCAACGGCCGAGCGCAAGTCGGTCGGCCAGATACGCCGGAAGCCCTGCCGCAAGAATCTTCTCCTGTGTGCTTTCAAATGCGTAACCAACACGCACCAATTCGAAAGTCAACTCCTCTGTGTCGAAGACACCAAAGCAGGCGTCAGGATTGCCGTCGCGGGGTTGACCCACGCTCCCCACGTTGATGAGATAGCGCCGACCCTTTGCCAGCACCACCTTCTGTTCTGTGTTGACCCCTATCTGCCCATCCTCGCCCAGCTCGAGCACTACAGGCACATGGGAGTGTC from Calditrichota bacterium harbors:
- a CDS encoding GTPase domain-containing protein, which codes for MFINTARNEIIFKIVYYGPGLGGKTANLLYIYEHIDPRLRGELISLRTREERTLFFDFLRLEVGRIKQLRPRFNVYTTPGQVYYGSSRRIVLEGVDGIVFVADSQRERLSDNLASMAELEEYLIGRGTTLAEFPWVMQYNKRDLPNVLPVPILQEKLNFCNVPFFEAVAPQGIGVFESLRACINSVVAHVQRGEPRSAAYATHGVR
- a CDS encoding roadblock/LC7 domain-containing protein, giving the protein MDLAPNADNKRILLSESNYAEIRSIVTELVTKTRARTIVFADMNGHPICQGGARADLDIASLTALAAGEFSATAEIARLLGEPGKFRLLFHEGTRANVYIASVGGSYLLLIVFDPSVALGIVRVFANKAVALLNRILEEARRAEEEAARFLDMEFGELLKRELERSFRG